The proteins below come from a single Archocentrus centrarchus isolate MPI-CPG fArcCen1 unplaced genomic scaffold, fArcCen1 scaffold_143_ctg1, whole genome shotgun sequence genomic window:
- the LOC115775461 gene encoding complexin-2: MDFVMKQALGGATKDMGKMLGGEEEKDPDAAKKEEERQEALRQQEEERKAKHARMEAEREKVRQTIRDKYGLKKKEEKEAEEKAAMEQACEGSLTRPKKAIPRGCGDDDEEDEESILDTVLKFLPGPLQDMFKK; this comes from the exons GGGCCACCAAAGACATGGGTAAGATGCTAGgcggggaggaggagaaggaccCGGATGCAgccaagaaggaggaggagcgaCAGGAGGCGCtgaggcagcaggaggaggagaggaaggcaAAACACGCCCGTATGGAGGCAGAGAGGGAAAAAGTACGGCAGACTATCAGGGACAAG TATGGGttaaagaagaaggaggagaaagaggcgGAGGAAAAAGCGGCTATGGAGCAAGCCTGCGAGGGGTCCCTGACACGCCCGAAGAAAGCGATCCCACGAGGCTGCggagatgatgatgaggaggacgaggagagCATTCTTGACACCGTCCTCAAGTTTCTGCCTGGACCTCTACAGGACATGTTCAagaagtaa